The Gossypium arboreum isolate Shixiya-1 chromosome 6, ASM2569848v2, whole genome shotgun sequence DNA window acctaataaggggatccatagatcgagttaatgcaatcctagggtgttaattagaaagagatttcaattattcaatctagggttagacgttgttagtctcgagagagataataatataacttagggatctctacagaacaagttgaatgaataaatctttcgattcagagtcaaataacaagtgaagtctaggtggatttttccttaggtattgtcttaatcaatcaattttttcaaaaagtattttccccaaatttctttttttgtgattacttagtttaattaattagttagataaacaaaaccctttttatttttttaggctagataataaaaagaaagctaatactagtacttttagttcctttaggttcgataagccggtcttgctaaagctatactactgtttgataggtacacttgccttcatcgtgataatagttagtttcaagaatgattcattataaatatttaaaacctgtcatgaatatcacgtaccaatgagatttagcttggacgagtaatcctattgacctcgtTATAGAAAAGATTTAGCTCGAatgggtaatcttgatataattcctctcgagcatatgatACAATTAGGATTTTACCTAGACTGGTAATCGtgtaatacgatatgtggctcgagagtgtgttctttGATTAAATGCCTTAAagggtactcttgaataagaattgatgggttattgaattgtacaccttgagtgtactagtTGAGTATACattggaatttcaatgattcaacggacaaaactcttggcatgataagagaattatgagatgaaatgataatgtcttgaaacaatattgaatgatgagctcatctatgtttacttgatgtatataaaaattttgtgactaacatgtttgattgagtgcatgtgtttaggcaattttaccAAGTCGATGGAAAGCATGATAttatatgcttagatttaataaacgagatcggtaagtttagtttccgttatacgaacttactaagcatgtaatgcttactctattttattgtCCCcaattttatagtgctcggaagctcgtgaaggttggagatcattggagcatcatcacactatccactagcttattgggtatatatagtaaaatcattttggtataatggcatatataggctaacttggccatagatggcttaaatatgtggtttgtaatctagccattggaatggctagtaatggttgtttttgatgtacttgtaatgtcatactgtGGTagctatatacatgttaaatggctgttcaaattatgcctatcatatggaatataccaaggtaagattataaacatgtatgcatgtaatgatatgccatgttgaatgataaagtttgtttaatttgaatgcttgaaatggttggtatttatATGTTAGTATAAGTGTAGGTCATTTGTGTGATTTTGGGTaaaaaatgaagctagaaatggctttattttgtccacacaggcagccACACCGGCGTGTGcctagatcgtgtgtgacacacggcctggtacatgggcgtgtggttaggccgtgtgtcccctgcaccttaaattttgagaaacagaatgcttaaaattgagcacacaggtgtgttctcagccgtgtgtgctacacggcctagaacacggcgtgtgtcttggccgtgtgaaacctgcacctgaTTTTGAAAGattttaattaaccacacgactTAGCACATAGGCGTATGGCATGATCgtgtgcacaagttagagagttacataagGTCAAACACGGCCTTCAACATGGGCGTGTCcaagggtcacacgggcgtgtcccttagaGCACAcggcttagaaaatttttgaaatgtctcgaaaaattcttagagtttctgaTTAAGTCGCGAGTTGAtcctaatgctcgtattgggcctcgagggtctatttaagggatgatatgaataatatcagttaatgaatagtaatttatgtaaattatcataaaaatattctaaaagttcttgtaatgctccgtaaccctgtttcagCGATGTacataggttaggggtgttacaaatactcACTCATAAAGTTAAGGCTTTTAACTTAGAAGATGGATGGAGAAAACTACTACCTCTTTAGCTACTTTATAATTCTAGCTGAATAATTCTTATGACCAtgtaatttaatttcatatcgaataaatcgactcaattaaattattctcaaagtcgtagaattttcttctgattcaaatgcagcccgatcgagcttttgttgagctagtggaGGGACTAATCGAACATATATGATTcggctctagtaattgcaattatgtccaaaagTATCGTTTtgataattcgcaattacttaatcatagagtcaatccacaagaagtaccatgattgaaaactccttattgtatactctttatgaaagaaattcatccaactactttgtccaatgacctcttcatgtgtgtgttaccatcatatgatatccttgattcctttgagttaaaccCGTTCACttaatacaattttattttatctttttgtcaccattgtgttttcttaatgattaataaaatcactgtcaacaaataactgtgataaattaaaaattcaaaaacaagcaactcgtggccacgttccatatttatcaatccacacaatgccatttatcatcaatttgaacttagacaatcaatgagctaatatttgtcacaattttgctatgcttgcaaaatatgaaaaacataaatataaatgtGATAACATGAAATgtgaattttatttattcatcattcaaatacatagaaaacaattacagGTTTAATACAATATGGGCACAGttcccaacaatctcccacttgcccTAGTGAAGTAAATGTGTCACATTTCACATTCCCATATCCTTGATGTGTTTATAAAAACTCCCAGTTACATGAGTATTAGTAAACAGATCCGTAAGGATATATTCAGAAGCTACTTTCACCACATCTACAATTCCTTCAGCTATTGCCTCTCGTACCAAGTGATACTTTCGATCAATGTGTTTCTTGCTCTTGTGACTTCTCATTTTCTAGGTATTAGCTATTGCAACATTGTTATCACAATACAGTGTTACAGCTTTTTCTATACCAGAAATGACTTCAAGATCAGTTAAGAACTTTCGAAGCCATATTACTTCTTTCATTTCCTCAGAGGCAACCACATACTCGACCTCCATAGTAGAGTCAGTGGTGTAAGTTTGTTTTACACTTCTCCATGCTATGACTCCATGACCTAGGACGAATACCTTTCCCGATGTTGATTTCCTTAAATCTTTACAAGTTTGAAAGTCTGAGTCTGTGTATCTAATAGGATTAATGTTCTCCCCAAAATATACAAGCATATAATCCTTGGGTCTTTTAAGATACTTTAATATATGCTTTACAGCTTGCCAATGCTTGAGACCAGGATTTGCCTGATGTTGACTAACCATTCCTACTGCCAAACAGATAACTAGACATGTGCAAAGCATCACTTACATAAGGCTTCCAACTGCTGAAGCATATGGAACCTTACTCATATGCTCTATTTCTTCTGTTGTATTTGGACAATCATTTAAAGAAAGGTGAAAAATTGATGGGGTCAGTTAAGCATTTGGCTTCGAATCGGTCATTGCAAAATATTTCAGTACCTTATCCATGTGTGAAGATTGCGATAGAGATATTGTTTTATTCTTTTGGTCTCTAAGGATTCAAATTCCAAGAATATAAGTAGCTTCACCCAAGTCCTTCATGCTAAACTATTGAGCTCACTATAGTTTAACAAATGATAATTCACCTACATCATTTTCGATTAGTAGAACATCATCAACAGACAAAATGAGGAAGACGACCTTTTTTACTTTATATGCTTATAAAAACAAGGTTCATCACTGTTTTGCTCAAACCCAAAAGTCTTGATCATTTGATCAAATATTTTATTCCATGAATGAGACGTCTACTTaagtccataaatggatcttagTAGTTTTCAAACTTTCTCCTCCTTTCCTTTAACAATGTAGGCAATGAGTTGAACCATATAAATGGTCTCATCAATATAGCCATTCAAGAATGCTGTCTTGACATCCATTTTCCAAATCTCGTAATTGAAAGTAGTAGTAATTGATAAGAGTAAGCGGATAAACTTGATCATGGCTACTAGAGAGAAGGTGTCATCATGATCGATACCTTCTTTTTGTATGTAGTCTTTCCTTACAAGTCTAGCTTTATGTGTTTCCACTTTCCCTTCCGCATTTCTCTTCCTCTTGTAGATCCACTTACGCCTTATGGGTTTAATCCCAACTGGTAAGTTTACAAGTTTCTACACCATATTAGATTTCATAGAATCCATCTTGACATCCATAACTTGTTTCTAGAactttgaatcaatatcctgtaTAGCCTTCTCGTAAGTGAGTGGATCATCATACTCATGATTGGCTTTCGTATTATAAATACTATCATCATAGATAAAGAAGTTTGGTTTTTTAGAAACTCTCTTATTATGACGGGTTCCCCTATGCTATTGATTGTTTGCAGATTTTTCTACAACTTACTCGAGAATTGAACTTGATGATTTCTACAACTACCGAAAGTTCCTTGAGCACCACTTTACTTCGAGGCTTAAAACTATCCTTGTAACTTTCCTTGAAGAAAGTAGCATGAATATAAACTTTGATCATTTTACCTTTTATATTATAGAATAATCCACCATTTGTTCCTTTTGGATATTCTACAAACATGCACAATAATGTCCGTGCATCCAACTTATTTGAATCCTAATCTAGAACGTGTACTAGACAACCCTGTTTTCTAAAGTGATTTAGAGTGTATTTCTTTTCATGCTACAGTTCATATGGTGTCTTACAAGGAAACGTGGTTGGCACATCATTTAGAATATAGCAAGACGTTAGTATCGCATATTCTTAGAAGAAAGTAGGAAGTTGTGAATAGCTTAACATTGAACGAACCATGTCAAGCTTTATTCTTTCTATTAGCTACACCATTCTACCGTGGAGTCCATACATAGTCAACTGGGATAAAAtctcattctctatgaggtaTCCTAAGAACTCGTCAAACAAGTATTCCCCACCTTGGTCAGACCAAAATTTTTTATAGATAAACCTAATTGTTTTTCCACTTTCTCACGAAACTCtcaaaatttatcaaaggtttcacttTTGCGATACATTAGATACACGTATCCATATTGAAAATAGTCGTCAATGAAAGTCACGTAAAAATCATAACTTCCTCAGGCACTAATGCTCATGGGACTACATACATCAGTGTGCACAAGTTCTAAAGGTTGGTTGGCCCTTGTACCTTTTGTACTAAAAAACctcttagtcattttaccttccaagcaagattcacattgtggaagaCTAACTTCCTTAAGCATACTGAAGAGACCATCTATCACGAGTCTAATGATTCTATCTTGGTTAATTTGACCAAGTCTTAAGTTCCATGGGCACCCCTCATTAGACTGAGAAGTTTTAAGCtttttattcactatttcaatTCGAAACATCAAGTAGTTATTTGGTTTGATAAAGTAGAGATTGTTTTCCATCCACCCATTACAGATTAAATAACAATTTATAAGAATAGAAATCCCTTTATTAAATGTACCGGTATAACTGTCTTAAAATAAACATGTTACAAAAATTAAATTCCTCTTAAAATGAGGTACATGAAATGTGTTCTTTAAAACAATATTCCTAAAATTTTTCAAAGTGTAAAATAACTTCTCTCATTACTTTGACTAAAACATAGCTTCTATCTCTGGTCCGCAATAAGAGGCTTCTGTCATGTAGACTTCTCGTTTCACTAAATGCCTGTAAAGAAACACACACATGGTTAGTGGCTCTAAAACCAATAACCTAGTTGTCAATTGATTCTTCCACTAAGGTAGCTTCAACCACAAAGAGTTTCATACCTTTTCCCTTTTCAGCTAAATAATTGAAATACTACTTGAAGTTTGATCTGAAATGCTCTTTCCTATGGTAgaagaaacatttgatctttttatAATCTTTTGACCTCTTAGCCTTATTTCTATCCACACGAGGTGGAACCAAAGATTTAGTCGGTTTCTTCTTTCTCTTAGCTTTTTGTTTCCCCTTAGAGGACAAGGGCCTACAGTTAAGTTTGCCTCAAATTTCTCCTGAATCAGCTTACCAccattcaacatcaactcataggattgtaatTCCTTAATGAGCTGAGTCAAGATAAGCTTCTTGTTCCCCAAGTTGTAAGTGACTCTAAAACCAGCAAACTCCTTGGTTAAGGATTTGAACATTAATTCAATCTAAGTGTTCACGTCTAGTTTATCCCCATTGTTCTCCACTTCCACAAAAAATCCTATAAGCTTAAGCATATGTTTTTTAACCGAAGTGTTGGGTTTCTACTGAGAGttcattaaatttttaatagCATATTGTTGACCTAATGTGACTTGGCCTCTGAGCAAATCCTCCAAATTTGTCATGATCTCTTTTGCAGTACAAAAATTCTCGATTTGCTTTTGCAACACACTACTCATGCTCACTAACATATAACATGAAGCAATCGAGTTAGAATCTCTCTAGCTATTTCTCGCTTTGTGCTGAGCTTTAGGAGGGGAAGTTTCGTAAAGAACGAATTTGTGTTTCTCACAGCTATTAAAAGTTCCATTTCCATTCTCAAAAGTTATCCTTATTCAATTTATTCTCAGTAAGAATGCTAATAAGAGGAGTAGTAGACATATTTGAACTGAAAAATAAAGATTCACTAATTAACATCTTTGTACTAAGCAAATATTTGCATTTTAGCAACATATTAAGAATGCAACATGATGCATGTGACTTGTATTAAAACATTGAAAAAAACATTTTTCCATTACTAGATCATTCTCACACCCATCAATCATGTCACATTGGGGTCCCATGATTAACTAGCAAAAACATGGATTAAATCCAATCAGTTCGTGAATCTTAATTCTCAAGACTCCACACTAAGAAACGACCGTTTAACGTTTAGCCATCATCTCTACCTTAAATATTGTTTCTTGGGAAACTATTTAATAATATAAGATCTTGAGTGTGTAACCATTGACTCAACCCATCATGATCACACTTTTATTAGTGAGTCATCTTGGGAAAATCTCACTAAGAGTCATGCATGACTAGTTTTTCTTGAAAGGAAATCATATCCAGTGAACCTACATGATAAACTTTACCTTGGGGTGTGGTCAGGGTAAAAACTAACTCAAAAATTTATCATGCTATCACTTAGGAACTATCAATAAATATCGTAGGTCTTGTTCAAGGACCTTGTCCCACTCAATAATTTAAAATAACATGAAAGGTTTTTTTATCTCATATTTTAAGATTGTTCATACAATAGTCCTATTGGCATTCTTACCTAATCTATATGACATGCTTCTAATATATGCATGGCATGCTATGGAAATTTTAgaatattcacatttatttattcacaagaatcaatcaatcataaaataaataattttgattCTCCACAATTTTTCTTTTGAGGGAAAAACCGAAGAAGTGAATGTGAATCGTGTACTAGGTAGGTTCTTAGAAAAGGGAGGTGAGTCAAATTTGACTACATAAAAACCAAGTATTTCCTAGCCTaagccaatcctagacatgc harbors:
- the LOC128293790 gene encoding secreted RxLR effector protein 161-like — translated: MVSQHQANPGLKHWQAVKHILKYLKRPKDYMLVYFGENINPIRYTDSDFQTCKDLRKSTSGKVFVLGHGVIAWRSVKQTYTTDSTMEVEYVVASEEMKEVIWLRKFLTDLEVISGIEKAVTLYCDNNVAIANT